The following coding sequences lie in one Rutidosis leptorrhynchoides isolate AG116_Rl617_1_P2 chromosome 4, CSIRO_AGI_Rlap_v1, whole genome shotgun sequence genomic window:
- the LOC139842143 gene encoding 1-aminocyclopropane-1-carboxylate oxidase homolog 1-like gives MGLINTGPGITRPEYDRKTELIAFDQTKTGVKGLVDSGITQVPRIFHLPYPENINSDQTSGSKPTLPTIDLEGINEDSIKRNEVIEKLKNALENWGFFQVVNHGIPIDILEDVKKGILGFFEQDTDVKKQWYSRDVSGKSRVLYNSNFDLYSAPVTNWRDSFYCIMAPDPPQPHELPLPCRDIWPEYSNRMMKLGCCVFELISEALGLDPNHLFDMGCVEGLALLAHYYPSCPQPELTIGTPNHTDNDFITILLQDHVGGLQVFYENQWIDVPPIPGALVVNVGDLLQLITNDKFVSSQHKVLANKIGPRVSLASFFTTGIIPTMKVFEPIKELVSEDNPAKYRGTTVKEYGNYYREKGLDGTSALLHFRI, from the exons ATGGGTCTGATCAATACCGGTCCGGGAATAACCAGACCGGAATACGACCGTAAAACCGAGCTAATAGCATTCGACCAAACCAAAACCGGAGTCAAAGGACTCGTTGATTCCGGAATCACACAAGTCCCTCGTATATTCCACTTACCTTATCCCGAAAACATCAATTCCGACCAAACATCAGGGTCAAAACCAACTCTTCCGACCATTGATCTGGAAGGAATCAACGAGGATTCAATCAAGCGAAATGAAGTGATCGAGAAATTGAAAAATGCGTTGGAGAATTGGGGATTTTTTCAAGTTGTGAACCATGGAATACCAATTGACATTTTGGAGGATGTGAAAAAGGGTATTTTAGGGTTTTTTGAACAAGATACAGATGTGAAGAAGCAGTGGTACTCAAGAGATGTTAGTGGGAAGAGTAGGGTGTTGTATAACAGTAACTTCGATTTGTACTCGGCACCGGTGACTAATTGGCGTGACTCGTTTTATTGTATCATGGCTCCTGATCCACCTCAACCACATGAGTTACCGTTGCCTTGCAG AGATATATGGCCAGAGTACTCGAACCGCATGATGAAGCTTGGATGTTGTGTGTTCGAGTTAATATCTGAGGCTCTTGGGCTCGACCCTAATCATCTTTTTGACATGGGGTGTGTTGAAGGACTTGCTcttcttgcccattattatccatCATGTCCACAACCTGAGTTAACAATCGGAACCCCTAATCATACCGACAACGATTTCATCACGATTCTTTTGCAAGACCATGTTGGTGGCCTTCAAGTGTTTTACGAAAATCAATGGATAGACGTTCCTCCGATCCCAGGAGCACTCGTAGTGAACGTTGGTGATCTTCTACAG ttgattacaaatgataaatttGTTAGCTCGCAACATAAAGTGTTGGCGAATAAGATCGGCCCAAGAGTATCATTGGCGTCGTTCTTTACAACAGGCATTATTCCAACCATGAAGGTGTTTGAACCGATCAAGGAGTTGGTTTCAGAAGATAACCCCGCCAAGTATAGAGGCACAACGGTGAAAGAATATGGAAACTACTATAGGGAAAAAGGACTTGATGGCACTTCTGCCCTTTTGCATTTTAGGATCTAG